In Methanoregula formicica SMSP, the DNA window CGACACGGATTATATCAAAACCCTGTACGACAACATCCTGTACCGGGATATCATTGCACGATATTCCATCCGCAGGCAGAGACTGGTGAGGGAGCTGGTCGGGATCCTTGCATCCACCATGACACTCCCGTTTACGTACAACTCGCTGAAAAAAAGTCTCGGGCTGATGAATGCCATCACAGTCAAGGAGTACATATCCTATCTCAGCGGGGCATACCTGTTCTTCGAACTCGCGCGGTTCGACTACTCGGTGAAAAAACAGCTGAGCTCGCCCCGCAAGATCTACTGTATCGATACCGCTTTCAGTATCATCAGCGGCTTCTCCCTTTCCCCGGACAAAGGAAGGCTTCTGGAAAATATCGTCTATATCGAACTGAGGCGGCGGGGAAGCAGGATCTTTTACTTCACGAAGAACCGGGAATGCGACTTCGTCCTCGTTGACCGGAAAAAAATTACCGGCGCAATCCAGGTCTGTTATGAATTCACGGAAGAAAACCGGGAGCGGGAGATTAGAGGCCTCGCTGAAGCGATGGATGAGTTCAGGCTGGACCGTGGCCTGATCCTGACCAGCGATCAGGATGATGAACTGCGGGTCGAAGGGAGGACAATCATCATCCGGCCGGTCTGGAAGTGGCTGCTGGAGAATGACGATGCAATCTAGGCCGGGTTGCCTGGCAATCCTTCCGGGGTCTTACATAATCAAGCTCGGACGTTTTCATTTTCACAAATCCTGCGATCTCGCTCCTGACCGCGGCATCGATTGTCTGTAAAAAATCGCAGGCTCTTTTCTCCCCGCCCCCGGTGAGGAGGAGGATCACATCGGAATAAGTCTCGCCGGGCCGCTTATGGGCCTTGAGCGCGTGATACGCAGATTCCGTGAGGCGGAGAGTTTTTGTCACCGGTAAATACAGGGTGCGTCCATAGTTACACTCTTTCGGCACTTCCTCCTGCACTCACTTTCGCCCTGCCCCACACCCATAAAACCTCCAGCAGCCAATATAGCTGAAGAAATGAACAGCATCGACACCTTCTTCCCGTACAGCGAGTACCGGCCCGGCCAGCGCCACATGCTCGAGGTCGCAGCCACGGTTGCCCGCGATGGCGGTATTGCGATGATCGATGCCCCGACCGGCTCCGGGAAATCGAGCGTGGTTGCTTCGCTCCTTGCCGAGCGCAAAGGCCGGAAGGTTGTGATTGCTGTCCGCACGGTCAGCCAGCTCACGACATTCATCCGCGAGCTTGAGCTCGTGAAGAAGAAAGCCCCGCAGATCAAAACCGTGTATCTCGTTGGCAAGAAGAGCATGTGCCCACTGGGTGGGGAAGGCGACGTATACCGGCGCTGCGAAGGGGTCAAGGCATTCAGTACCTCGCTGATGCGGGACCGGGCCGAGAAAGGGGCGATGATTCCGGCAAAGGATCCGTTCATCATC includes these proteins:
- a CDS encoding ATP-binding protein: MVSKELLRQLVIQQKARMEQPGDFIERSILPLVLAALDDDRVIILAGIRRCGKSTLIKQIMETKKNYCYVNFEDERLLSFRAEDFSILDEVLMEIYGPSSTYFFDEIQNVEKFETFVRRLQDRGKKVILTGSNAALFSKEFGTRLTGRYKLFEIYPFSFVEYLRLQGIAVRKESLYLAEEKATIVRAFGRYTECGGMPEYLRNRDTDYIKTLYDNILYRDIIARYSIRRQRLVRELVGILASTMTLPFTYNSLKKSLGLMNAITVKEYISYLSGAYLFFELARFDYSVKKQLSSPRKIYCIDTAFSIISGFSLSPDKGRLLENIVYIELRRRGSRIFYFTKNRECDFVLVDRKKITGAIQVCYEFTEENREREIRGLAEAMDEFRLDRGLILTSDQDDELRVEGRTIIIRPVWKWLLENDDAI
- a CDS encoding antitoxin VapB family protein; its protein translation is MQEEVPKECNYGRTLYLPVTKTLRLTESAYHALKAHKRPGETYSDVILLLTGGGEKRACDFLQTIDAAVRSEIAGFVKMKTSELDYVRPRKDCQATRPRLHRHSPAATSRPAG